Proteins encoded together in one Ictidomys tridecemlineatus isolate mIctTri1 chromosome 3, mIctTri1.hap1, whole genome shotgun sequence window:
- the Pimreg gene encoding protein PIMREG isoform X3, with translation MGVTGPIPKQSLQPREKGANRIPGTALARGRSQSTVSIVPGRSRAEFQIGWGQLQATVRSVWSRIGRSRGVTGRGDWTKQMASQWQNLGASVRRRSLLEEELPEEEVIRSAAGQPETSSGALGSLCRRFQRRLPLRAVSLNLRAGPSWKRLETSEPEKQGLQAAARSAKTALGAMSQRIQESCQSGTKWLVETQVKARRRKRGVQKDSSSPPPSLTQKNTRLSRAASDLQEREHHRLCARVDPRVHPRRRPRREAAFQSPYSSTEPLCSPSESDSDLEPVGAGIQHLQKLSQKLNKAIMAEERK, from the exons ATGGGGGTAACCGGGCCAATCCCAAAGCAGAGTTTACAGCCGCGAGAGAAAGGGGCCAATCGGATCCCGGGCACGGCGTTGGCGAGGGGACGCAGCCAGTCAACTGTGAGCATAGTCCCGGGGCGGAGCCGCGCGGAGTTTCAAATCGGCTGGGGTCAGCTACAAGCCACTGTACGGAGCGTGTGGTCCCGAATCGGTCGCAGCCGG GGTGTGACGGGTAGAGGAGACTGGACCAAGCAGATGGCATCTCAGTGGCAGAACTTGGGGGCCTCTGTGCGCCGACGATCGCTCCTAGAGGAGGAGCTGCCCGAGGAGGAGGTGATAAGGTCTGCAGCCGGCCAACCAGAGACATCCAGCGGAGCCCTGGGCTCCCTGTGCAGACGATTCCAAAGGAGGCTGCCCCTGAGAGCAGTCAGCCTTAACCTCCGAGCAGGCCCCTCCTGGAAACGCCTGGAAACCTCAGAGCCGGAGAAGCAGGGCCTGCAGGCTGCAGCTCGCTCAGCTAAGACTGCCTTGGGCGCCATGTCCCAG AGAATCCAGGAGTCCTGCCAAAGTGGCACCAAGTGGCTGGTGGAAACACAGGTGAAagccaggaggaggaagagaggggtgcagaaggacagtagtTCCCCACCTCCCAGCCTGACCCAGAAGAACACTCGGCTGTCTAGAGCCGCCTCCGACCTCCAGGAGAGGGAGCATCACCGCCTCTGTGCCCGGGTTGACCCACGTGTCCATCCACGACGGCGGCCCAGGAGGGAGGCTGCCTTCCAGAGCCCCTACTCATCAACAGAGCCCCTCTGTTCTCCCAG CGAGTCTGACAGTGACCTAGAGCCTGTGGGAGCAGGAATTCAGCATCTCCAGAAACTGTCCCAAAAGCTGAACAAAGCCATTATGGCTGAAGAGAG GAAATGA
- the Pimreg gene encoding protein PIMREG isoform X1 — protein MGVTGPIPKQSLQPREKGANRIPGTALARGRSQSTVSIVPGRSRAEFQIGWGQLQATVRSVWSRIGRSRGVTGRGDWTKQMASQWQNLGASVRRRSLLEEELPEEEVIRSAAGQPETSSGALGSLCRRFQRRLPLRAVSLNLRAGPSWKRLETSEPEKQGLQAAARSAKTALGAMSQRIQESCQSGTKWLVETQVKARRRKRGVQKDSSSPPPSLTQKNTRLSRAASDLQEREHHRLCARVDPRVHPRRRPRREAAFQSPYSSTEPLCSPSESDSDLEPVGAGIQHLQKLSQKLNKAIMAEESGDMTISLIRH, from the exons ATGGGGGTAACCGGGCCAATCCCAAAGCAGAGTTTACAGCCGCGAGAGAAAGGGGCCAATCGGATCCCGGGCACGGCGTTGGCGAGGGGACGCAGCCAGTCAACTGTGAGCATAGTCCCGGGGCGGAGCCGCGCGGAGTTTCAAATCGGCTGGGGTCAGCTACAAGCCACTGTACGGAGCGTGTGGTCCCGAATCGGTCGCAGCCGG GGTGTGACGGGTAGAGGAGACTGGACCAAGCAGATGGCATCTCAGTGGCAGAACTTGGGGGCCTCTGTGCGCCGACGATCGCTCCTAGAGGAGGAGCTGCCCGAGGAGGAGGTGATAAGGTCTGCAGCCGGCCAACCAGAGACATCCAGCGGAGCCCTGGGCTCCCTGTGCAGACGATTCCAAAGGAGGCTGCCCCTGAGAGCAGTCAGCCTTAACCTCCGAGCAGGCCCCTCCTGGAAACGCCTGGAAACCTCAGAGCCGGAGAAGCAGGGCCTGCAGGCTGCAGCTCGCTCAGCTAAGACTGCCTTGGGCGCCATGTCCCAG AGAATCCAGGAGTCCTGCCAAAGTGGCACCAAGTGGCTGGTGGAAACACAGGTGAAagccaggaggaggaagagaggggtgcagaaggacagtagtTCCCCACCTCCCAGCCTGACCCAGAAGAACACTCGGCTGTCTAGAGCCGCCTCCGACCTCCAGGAGAGGGAGCATCACCGCCTCTGTGCCCGGGTTGACCCACGTGTCCATCCACGACGGCGGCCCAGGAGGGAGGCTGCCTTCCAGAGCCCCTACTCATCAACAGAGCCCCTCTGTTCTCCCAG CGAGTCTGACAGTGACCTAGAGCCTGTGGGAGCAGGAATTCAGCATCTCCAGAAACTGTCCCAAAAGCTGAACAAAGCCATTATGGCTGAAGAGAG TGGTGACATGACCATCTCCCTCATTCGTCACTGA
- the Pimreg gene encoding protein PIMREG isoform X2, with product MGVTGPIPKQSLQPREKGANRIPGTALARGRSQSTVSIVPGRSRAEFQIGWGQLQATVRSVWSRIGRSRGVTGRGDWTKQMASQWQNLGASVRRRSLLEEELPEEEVIRSAAGQPETSSGALGSLCRRFQRRLPLRAVSLNLRAGPSWKRLETSEPEKQGLQAAARSAKTALGAMSQRIQESCQSGTKWLVETQVKARRRKRGVQKDSSSPPPSLTQKNTRLSRAASDLQEREHHRLCARVDPRVHPRRRPRREAAFQSPYSSTEPLCSPSESDSDLEPVGAGIQHLQKLSQKLNKAIMAEERF from the exons ATGGGGGTAACCGGGCCAATCCCAAAGCAGAGTTTACAGCCGCGAGAGAAAGGGGCCAATCGGATCCCGGGCACGGCGTTGGCGAGGGGACGCAGCCAGTCAACTGTGAGCATAGTCCCGGGGCGGAGCCGCGCGGAGTTTCAAATCGGCTGGGGTCAGCTACAAGCCACTGTACGGAGCGTGTGGTCCCGAATCGGTCGCAGCCGG GGTGTGACGGGTAGAGGAGACTGGACCAAGCAGATGGCATCTCAGTGGCAGAACTTGGGGGCCTCTGTGCGCCGACGATCGCTCCTAGAGGAGGAGCTGCCCGAGGAGGAGGTGATAAGGTCTGCAGCCGGCCAACCAGAGACATCCAGCGGAGCCCTGGGCTCCCTGTGCAGACGATTCCAAAGGAGGCTGCCCCTGAGAGCAGTCAGCCTTAACCTCCGAGCAGGCCCCTCCTGGAAACGCCTGGAAACCTCAGAGCCGGAGAAGCAGGGCCTGCAGGCTGCAGCTCGCTCAGCTAAGACTGCCTTGGGCGCCATGTCCCAG AGAATCCAGGAGTCCTGCCAAAGTGGCACCAAGTGGCTGGTGGAAACACAGGTGAAagccaggaggaggaagagaggggtgcagaaggacagtagtTCCCCACCTCCCAGCCTGACCCAGAAGAACACTCGGCTGTCTAGAGCCGCCTCCGACCTCCAGGAGAGGGAGCATCACCGCCTCTGTGCCCGGGTTGACCCACGTGTCCATCCACGACGGCGGCCCAGGAGGGAGGCTGCCTTCCAGAGCCCCTACTCATCAACAGAGCCCCTCTGTTCTCCCAG CGAGTCTGACAGTGACCTAGAGCCTGTGGGAGCAGGAATTCAGCATCTCCAGAAACTGTCCCAAAAGCTGAACAAAGCCATTATGGCTGAAGAGAG GTTCTAG
- the Aipl1 gene encoding aryl-hydrocarbon-interacting protein-like 1 isoform X4 has product MDTTMLLNVEGVKKTILHGGTGELPNFITGSRVTFHFRTTKCDEERTVIDDSKQVGHPMNIIMGNMFKLEVWETLLTSMRINEVAEFWCDTIHTGVYPILSRSLRQVAEGKDPTEWHVHTCGLANMFAYHTLGYEDLDELQKEPQPLIFVIELLQFLGQVEAPSEYQRETWNLNNQEKMQAVPILHGEGNRLFKLGRYEDASSKYQEAIVCLRNLQTKEKPWDVQWLKLEKMINTLILNYCQCLLKKEEYYEVLEHTSDILRHHPGHAAELYFPASLQVGLTL; this is encoded by the exons ATGGACACCACCATGCTCCTGAATGTGGAAGGGGTCAAGAAGACCATTCTGCACGGGGGCACAGGGGAGCTCCCAAACTTCATCACAGGATCCCGA GTGACCTTTCATTTCCGCACCACAAAATGTGACGAGGAGCGCACGGTGATAGATGACAGCAAGCAGGTGGGCCATCCCATGAACATCATCATGGGGAACATGTTCAAGCTTGAAGTCTGGGAAACCCTGCTGACGTCCATGCGGATCAACGAGGTGGCAGAGTTCTGGTGTGACACCATC CACACGGGGGTCTACCCCATCCTGTCCCGGAGCCTGCGGCAGGTAGCCGAGGGCAAGGACCCCACAGAGTGGCATGTCCACACATGCGGGCTGGCTAACATGTTCGCCTACCACACACTGGGCTACGAGGACCTGGACGAGCTGCAGAAGGAGCCGCAGCCTCTGATATTTGTGATCGAGTTGCTCCAG TTCTTGGGTCAGGTTGAGGCCCCGAGCGAGTATCAGCGGGAGACGTGGAACTTGAACAACCAAGAGAAGATGCAGGCAGTACCCATCCTTCACGGAGAAGGAAACCGGCTCTTCAAGCTTGGCCGCTATGAGGATGCTTCCTCCAAGTACCAGGAAGCTATCGTGTGCCTGCGGAACCTGCAGACCAAG GAGAAGCCCTGGGATGTGCAGTGGCTGAAACTGGAAAAGATGATCAACACCTTGATCCTCAACTACTGCCAGTGTCTGCTGAAGAAGGAGGAGTACTACGAGGTGCTGGAGCACACCAGCGACATCCTCCGCCATCACCCAG
- the Aipl1 gene encoding aryl-hydrocarbon-interacting protein-like 1 isoform X3: MDTTMLLNVEGVKKTILHGGTGELPNFITGSRVTFHFRTTKCDEERTVIDDSKQVGHPMNIIMGNMFKLEVWETLLTSMRINEVAEFWCDTIHTGVYPILSRSLRQVAEGKDPTEWHVHTCGLANMFAYHTLGYEDLDELQKEPQPLIFVIELLQFLGQVEAPSEYQRETWNLNNQEKMQAVPILHGEGNRLFKLGRYEDASSKYQEAIVCLRNLQTKEKPWDVQWLKLEKMINTLILNYCQCLLKKEEYYEVLEHTSDILRHHPGETEEAAEVSLFFLSSYLRARLREAVFG, encoded by the exons ATGGACACCACCATGCTCCTGAATGTGGAAGGGGTCAAGAAGACCATTCTGCACGGGGGCACAGGGGAGCTCCCAAACTTCATCACAGGATCCCGA GTGACCTTTCATTTCCGCACCACAAAATGTGACGAGGAGCGCACGGTGATAGATGACAGCAAGCAGGTGGGCCATCCCATGAACATCATCATGGGGAACATGTTCAAGCTTGAAGTCTGGGAAACCCTGCTGACGTCCATGCGGATCAACGAGGTGGCAGAGTTCTGGTGTGACACCATC CACACGGGGGTCTACCCCATCCTGTCCCGGAGCCTGCGGCAGGTAGCCGAGGGCAAGGACCCCACAGAGTGGCATGTCCACACATGCGGGCTGGCTAACATGTTCGCCTACCACACACTGGGCTACGAGGACCTGGACGAGCTGCAGAAGGAGCCGCAGCCTCTGATATTTGTGATCGAGTTGCTCCAG TTCTTGGGTCAGGTTGAGGCCCCGAGCGAGTATCAGCGGGAGACGTGGAACTTGAACAACCAAGAGAAGATGCAGGCAGTACCCATCCTTCACGGAGAAGGAAACCGGCTCTTCAAGCTTGGCCGCTATGAGGATGCTTCCTCCAAGTACCAGGAAGCTATCGTGTGCCTGCGGAACCTGCAGACCAAG GAGAAGCCCTGGGATGTGCAGTGGCTGAAACTGGAAAAGATGATCAACACCTTGATCCTCAACTACTGCCAGTGTCTGCTGAAGAAGGAGGAGTACTACGAGGTGCTGGAGCACACCAGCGACATCCTCCGCCATCACCCAG
- the Aipl1 gene encoding aryl-hydrocarbon-interacting protein-like 1 isoform X5: protein MDTTMLLNVEGVKKTILHGGTGELPNFITGSRVTFHFRTTKCDEERTVIDDSKQVGHPMNIIMGNMFKLEVWETLLTSMRINEVAEFWCDTIHTGVYPILSRSLRQVAEGKDPTEWHVHTCGLANMFAYHTLGYEDLDELQKEPQPLIFVIELLQFLGQVEAPSEYQRETWNLNNQEKMQAVPILHGEGNRLFKLGRYEDASSKYQEAIVCLRNLQTKEKPWDVQWLKLEKMINTLILNYCQCLLKKEEYYEVLEHTSDILRHHPD from the exons ATGGACACCACCATGCTCCTGAATGTGGAAGGGGTCAAGAAGACCATTCTGCACGGGGGCACAGGGGAGCTCCCAAACTTCATCACAGGATCCCGA GTGACCTTTCATTTCCGCACCACAAAATGTGACGAGGAGCGCACGGTGATAGATGACAGCAAGCAGGTGGGCCATCCCATGAACATCATCATGGGGAACATGTTCAAGCTTGAAGTCTGGGAAACCCTGCTGACGTCCATGCGGATCAACGAGGTGGCAGAGTTCTGGTGTGACACCATC CACACGGGGGTCTACCCCATCCTGTCCCGGAGCCTGCGGCAGGTAGCCGAGGGCAAGGACCCCACAGAGTGGCATGTCCACACATGCGGGCTGGCTAACATGTTCGCCTACCACACACTGGGCTACGAGGACCTGGACGAGCTGCAGAAGGAGCCGCAGCCTCTGATATTTGTGATCGAGTTGCTCCAG TTCTTGGGTCAGGTTGAGGCCCCGAGCGAGTATCAGCGGGAGACGTGGAACTTGAACAACCAAGAGAAGATGCAGGCAGTACCCATCCTTCACGGAGAAGGAAACCGGCTCTTCAAGCTTGGCCGCTATGAGGATGCTTCCTCCAAGTACCAGGAAGCTATCGTGTGCCTGCGGAACCTGCAGACCAAG GAGAAGCCCTGGGATGTGCAGTGGCTGAAACTGGAAAAGATGATCAACACCTTGATCCTCAACTACTGCCAGTGTCTGCTGAAGAAGGAGGAGTACTACGAGGTGCTGGAGCACACCAGCGACATCCTCCGCCATCACCCAG ATTGA
- the Aipl1 gene encoding aryl-hydrocarbon-interacting protein-like 1 isoform X1, with the protein MDTTMLLNVEGVKKTILHGGTGELPNFITGSRVTFHFRTTKCDEERTVIDDSKQVGHPMNIIMGNMFKLEVWETLLTSMRINEVAEFWCDTIHTGVYPILSRSLRQVAEGKDPTEWHVHTCGLANMFAYHTLGYEDLDELQKEPQPLIFVIELLQFLGQVEAPSEYQRETWNLNNQEKMQAVPILHGEGNRLFKLGRYEDASSKYQEAIVCLRNLQTKEKPWDVQWLKLEKMINTLILNYCQCLLKKEEYYEVLEHTSDILRHHPGIAKAYYVRARAHAEVWNAAEAKADLEKVLELEPSMRKAVHKELRLLESRMAEKEEEERLRCKSMLG; encoded by the exons ATGGACACCACCATGCTCCTGAATGTGGAAGGGGTCAAGAAGACCATTCTGCACGGGGGCACAGGGGAGCTCCCAAACTTCATCACAGGATCCCGA GTGACCTTTCATTTCCGCACCACAAAATGTGACGAGGAGCGCACGGTGATAGATGACAGCAAGCAGGTGGGCCATCCCATGAACATCATCATGGGGAACATGTTCAAGCTTGAAGTCTGGGAAACCCTGCTGACGTCCATGCGGATCAACGAGGTGGCAGAGTTCTGGTGTGACACCATC CACACGGGGGTCTACCCCATCCTGTCCCGGAGCCTGCGGCAGGTAGCCGAGGGCAAGGACCCCACAGAGTGGCATGTCCACACATGCGGGCTGGCTAACATGTTCGCCTACCACACACTGGGCTACGAGGACCTGGACGAGCTGCAGAAGGAGCCGCAGCCTCTGATATTTGTGATCGAGTTGCTCCAG TTCTTGGGTCAGGTTGAGGCCCCGAGCGAGTATCAGCGGGAGACGTGGAACTTGAACAACCAAGAGAAGATGCAGGCAGTACCCATCCTTCACGGAGAAGGAAACCGGCTCTTCAAGCTTGGCCGCTATGAGGATGCTTCCTCCAAGTACCAGGAAGCTATCGTGTGCCTGCGGAACCTGCAGACCAAG GAGAAGCCCTGGGATGTGCAGTGGCTGAAACTGGAAAAGATGATCAACACCTTGATCCTCAACTACTGCCAGTGTCTGCTGAAGAAGGAGGAGTACTACGAGGTGCTGGAGCACACCAGCGACATCCTCCGCCATCACCCAG GCATCGCGAAAGCCTACTACGTGCGTGCCCGGGCTCACGCCGAGGTGTGGAACGCGGCGGAGGCCAAGGCGGATCTGGAGAAAGTGCTGGAGTTGGAGCCCTCCATGCGTAAGGCGGTGCATAAGGAGCTGAGGCTGCTGGAGAGCCGCATGGccgagaaggaggaggaggagcggcTGCGCTGCAAGAGCATGCTGGGCTAG
- the Aipl1 gene encoding aryl-hydrocarbon-interacting protein-like 1 isoform X2 translates to MDTTMLLNVEGVKKTILHGGTGELPNFITGSRVTFHFRTTKCDEERTVIDDSKQVGHPMNIIMGNMFKLEVWETLLTSMRINEVAEFWCDTIHTGVYPILSRSLRQVAEGKDPTEWHVHTCGLANMFAYHTLGYEDLDELQKEPQPLIFVIELLQVEAPSEYQRETWNLNNQEKMQAVPILHGEGNRLFKLGRYEDASSKYQEAIVCLRNLQTKEKPWDVQWLKLEKMINTLILNYCQCLLKKEEYYEVLEHTSDILRHHPGIAKAYYVRARAHAEVWNAAEAKADLEKVLELEPSMRKAVHKELRLLESRMAEKEEEERLRCKSMLG, encoded by the exons ATGGACACCACCATGCTCCTGAATGTGGAAGGGGTCAAGAAGACCATTCTGCACGGGGGCACAGGGGAGCTCCCAAACTTCATCACAGGATCCCGA GTGACCTTTCATTTCCGCACCACAAAATGTGACGAGGAGCGCACGGTGATAGATGACAGCAAGCAGGTGGGCCATCCCATGAACATCATCATGGGGAACATGTTCAAGCTTGAAGTCTGGGAAACCCTGCTGACGTCCATGCGGATCAACGAGGTGGCAGAGTTCTGGTGTGACACCATC CACACGGGGGTCTACCCCATCCTGTCCCGGAGCCTGCGGCAGGTAGCCGAGGGCAAGGACCCCACAGAGTGGCATGTCCACACATGCGGGCTGGCTAACATGTTCGCCTACCACACACTGGGCTACGAGGACCTGGACGAGCTGCAGAAGGAGCCGCAGCCTCTGATATTTGTGATCGAGTTGCTCCAG GTTGAGGCCCCGAGCGAGTATCAGCGGGAGACGTGGAACTTGAACAACCAAGAGAAGATGCAGGCAGTACCCATCCTTCACGGAGAAGGAAACCGGCTCTTCAAGCTTGGCCGCTATGAGGATGCTTCCTCCAAGTACCAGGAAGCTATCGTGTGCCTGCGGAACCTGCAGACCAAG GAGAAGCCCTGGGATGTGCAGTGGCTGAAACTGGAAAAGATGATCAACACCTTGATCCTCAACTACTGCCAGTGTCTGCTGAAGAAGGAGGAGTACTACGAGGTGCTGGAGCACACCAGCGACATCCTCCGCCATCACCCAG GCATCGCGAAAGCCTACTACGTGCGTGCCCGGGCTCACGCCGAGGTGTGGAACGCGGCGGAGGCCAAGGCGGATCTGGAGAAAGTGCTGGAGTTGGAGCCCTCCATGCGTAAGGCGGTGCATAAGGAGCTGAGGCTGCTGGAGAGCCGCATGGccgagaaggaggaggaggagcggcTGCGCTGCAAGAGCATGCTGGGCTAG